A region from the Stutzerimonas stutzeri genome encodes:
- the livG gene encoding high-affinity branched-chain amino acid ABC transporter ATP-binding protein LivG, which produces MSRPILEVSGLTMRFGGLLAVNGVGLTVHEKQVVSMIGPNGAGKTTVFNCLTGFYQPTDGKILLDGEPIQGLPGHKIARKGVVRTFQNVRLFKDMTAVENLLVAQHRHLNTNFLSGLLKTKAFRKSEHEAMDFAAHWLEQVNLTDIANRPAGTLAYGQQRRLEIARCMMTRPRILMLDEPAAGLNPKETEDLKALIGMLRDKHGVTVLLIEHDMKLVMSISDHIVVINQGCPLADGTPEQIRDNPDVIKAYLGEA; this is translated from the coding sequence ATGAGCCGCCCGATTCTCGAAGTAAGCGGCCTGACCATGCGCTTCGGCGGCCTCCTGGCCGTCAACGGGGTAGGCCTGACCGTACATGAAAAGCAGGTGGTCTCCATGATCGGCCCCAACGGCGCCGGCAAGACCACGGTGTTCAACTGCCTGACCGGCTTCTACCAGCCCACCGACGGCAAGATATTGCTCGACGGCGAACCGATCCAGGGCCTACCCGGCCACAAGATCGCCCGCAAGGGCGTGGTGCGTACTTTCCAGAACGTTCGTCTGTTCAAGGACATGACGGCGGTGGAAAACCTGTTGGTCGCCCAGCACCGGCATCTGAACACCAACTTCCTGTCCGGCCTGCTGAAGACCAAGGCCTTTCGCAAGAGCGAGCACGAGGCGATGGACTTCGCCGCGCACTGGCTCGAGCAGGTCAACCTGACCGATATCGCCAACCGCCCCGCGGGCACCCTCGCCTACGGCCAGCAACGCCGTCTGGAAATCGCCCGCTGCATGATGACGCGCCCGCGCATCCTCATGCTCGACGAGCCGGCAGCAGGTTTGAACCCGAAGGAAACCGAGGACCTGAAGGCGTTGATCGGCATGCTGCGGGACAAGCATGGCGTCACGGTGCTGCTCATCGAGCACGACATGAAGCTGGTCATGAGCATTTCCGACCATATCGTCGTGATCAACCAGGGCTGTCCGCTGGCGGACGGTACGCCGGAGCAGATCCGCGACAATCCGGACGTGATCAAAGCCTATCTGGGAGAGGCGTAA
- a CDS encoding high-affinity branched-chain amino acid ABC transporter permease LivM encodes MTRNLRTAFFSALLVFAVAVPVFGLKLTTVGIRLEVHGSDAKTFWIIAACAVAMFFWQLFRHHLAAGWAASPNLPTVPAGAGNFLTLPSTQRAIIIGLIVLALVWPFFGSRGAVDIATLILIYVMLGLGLNIVVGLAGLLDLGYVGFYAVGAYTYALLSHYYGFGFWMALPIAGAMAALFGFLLGFPVLRLRGDYLAIVTLGFGEIIRLLLRNMTWLTGGPNGISGIEKPTLFGLSFDRRADEGMQTFHEFFGLDYSSINKVIFLYLIAVLLVLLTLFVINRLLRMPIGRAWEALREDEIACRALGMNPTVIKLSAFTLGATFAGFAGSFFAARQGLVSPESFTFIESAIILAIVVLGGMGSQLGVILAAIVMILLPELMREFSEYRMLMFGALMVLMMIWRPQGLLPMQRPHLELKR; translated from the coding sequence ATGACTCGCAATCTTCGCACTGCCTTTTTCAGTGCTCTGCTGGTATTCGCCGTTGCCGTCCCGGTGTTCGGCCTGAAGCTCACAACCGTCGGCATTCGCCTGGAAGTGCATGGCAGCGATGCCAAGACGTTCTGGATCATCGCCGCCTGCGCCGTGGCCATGTTCTTCTGGCAGCTGTTCCGCCATCACCTGGCGGCCGGCTGGGCCGCCAGTCCCAACCTGCCGACGGTACCAGCGGGTGCGGGCAATTTCCTCACGCTGCCGTCTACCCAGCGCGCCATCATCATCGGTCTGATCGTTCTGGCGCTGGTGTGGCCGTTCTTCGGTTCGCGCGGTGCGGTGGACATCGCTACCCTGATCCTGATCTACGTGATGCTCGGCCTGGGCCTGAACATCGTCGTCGGTCTGGCCGGGCTGCTGGACCTGGGCTATGTGGGTTTCTACGCCGTGGGTGCTTACACCTACGCGCTGCTCTCGCATTACTACGGCTTCGGGTTCTGGATGGCACTGCCCATTGCCGGTGCGATGGCGGCGCTGTTCGGCTTCCTGCTGGGCTTCCCGGTGCTGCGCTTGCGCGGCGATTACCTGGCGATCGTGACCCTGGGCTTCGGCGAGATCATTCGCCTGCTGCTGCGTAACATGACCTGGCTGACCGGCGGCCCGAACGGCATCAGCGGCATCGAGAAGCCGACGCTGTTCGGCCTGTCGTTCGACCGCCGCGCCGACGAGGGCATGCAGACCTTCCACGAGTTCTTCGGGCTCGATTACAGCTCCATCAACAAGGTGATCTTCCTCTACCTGATCGCCGTACTGCTGGTGTTGTTGACGCTGTTCGTGATCAACCGGCTGCTGCGCATGCCCATCGGCCGCGCCTGGGAAGCGCTGCGTGAAGACGAGATCGCCTGCCGCGCGCTGGGTATGAACCCCACCGTGATCAAGCTTTCGGCCTTTACCCTGGGCGCTACCTTCGCCGGTTTTGCCGGCAGCTTCTTCGCCGCGCGCCAGGGCTTGGTGTCACCGGAGTCGTTCACCTTCATCGAATCGGCCATCATCCTCGCCATCGTGGTGCTGGGCGGCATGGGCTCACAGCTTGGGGTGATTCTCGCCGCCATCGTGATGATCCTGCTGCCTGAGCTGATGCGTGAGTTCAGCGAGTACCGCATGCTGATGTTCGGCGCCTTGATGGTGCTGATGATGATCTGGCGTCCGCAGGGCCTGCTGCCCATGCAACGTCCCCACCTGGAGCTGAAGCGATGA
- the livH gene encoding high-affinity branched-chain amino acid ABC transporter permease LivH: MPELYHYFQQLINGLTVGSTYALIAIGYTMVYGIIGMINFAHGEVYMIGSYVAFIAIVGLSMMGLDALPILMIGAFAAAMIVTSAYGYSIERVAYRPLRGSNRLIPLISAIGMSIFLQNVVLLSQDSKDKAIPNLMPGNFILGESAMNGVVISYMQVLIFVVTIITMLVLTLFISRSRLGRACRACAEDLKMANLLGINTNSIIALTFVIGAALAAVAAVLISMQYGVINPHIGFLAGIKAFTAAVLGGIGSIPGAMLGGLVLGVAEAFGADIFGDQYKDVVAFSLLVLVLLFRPTGILGRPEVEKV, from the coding sequence ATGCCTGAGCTCTACCACTACTTCCAGCAGCTGATCAACGGCCTGACCGTTGGAAGCACCTATGCCTTGATAGCCATCGGTTACACGATGGTCTACGGCATCATCGGCATGATCAACTTCGCCCATGGCGAGGTGTACATGATCGGCTCCTACGTGGCCTTCATCGCCATCGTCGGGCTGAGCATGATGGGCCTCGATGCCCTGCCAATCCTGATGATCGGCGCCTTCGCCGCGGCCATGATCGTCACCAGCGCCTACGGTTACAGCATCGAGCGCGTCGCCTACCGACCGCTGCGCGGCAGCAACCGGCTGATCCCGCTGATCTCCGCGATCGGCATGTCGATCTTCCTGCAGAACGTCGTGCTGTTGTCGCAAGACTCCAAGGACAAGGCGATCCCCAACCTGATGCCGGGCAACTTCATCCTCGGTGAAAGCGCCATGAACGGCGTGGTGATTTCCTACATGCAGGTGCTGATCTTCGTGGTCACCATCATCACCATGCTGGTCCTGACCCTGTTCATCTCTCGCTCACGCCTGGGTCGCGCCTGCCGCGCCTGCGCTGAGGACCTGAAGATGGCCAACCTGCTGGGCATCAATACCAACAGCATCATCGCCCTGACCTTCGTCATCGGCGCGGCGCTCGCAGCCGTCGCAGCGGTGCTGATCAGCATGCAATACGGCGTGATCAACCCGCACATCGGCTTCCTGGCCGGCATCAAGGCCTTCACCGCGGCGGTGCTCGGCGGCATCGGCAGTATTCCGGGCGCCATGCTCGGTGGCCTGGTACTGGGCGTTGCCGAAGCCTTCGGCGCCGACATCTTCGGCGATCAGTACAAGGACGTGGTGGCCTTCAGCCTGCTGGTGCTGGTGCTGCTGTTCCGCCCGACCGGCATCCTCGGCCGTCCGGAGGTTGAAAAGGTATGA
- a CDS encoding branched-chain amino acid ABC transporter substrate-binding protein yields the protein MKTKQRLSKLFMAIALTGAASYTLAADTIKIGLAGPVTGAVAQYGDMQFIGAQMAIEQINKKGGVDGKQLEGVVYDDACDPKQAVAVANKIVNDGISFVVGHLCSSSTQPASDIYEDEGILMITAASTSPEITSRGYKLIFRTIGLDSLQGPTAGNYIADHVKPKNVAVIHDKQQYGEGIATAVKETLEKKGVKVSLFEGINAGDKDFSSMISKLKQAGVDFVYYGGYHPELGLLLRQSKEKGLNVRFMGPEGVGNSEISAIAGPASEGMLVTLPKSFDQDPRNQELVDAFKAKKQDPSGPFVFPAYAAVQVIAEGIEKAGSTDTEEVAKALRSNTFDTPTGSLSFDEKGDLKDFNFVVYEWHQDGTKTEAK from the coding sequence ATGAAGACCAAGCAACGTCTGTCCAAACTTTTCATGGCTATCGCTTTGACAGGAGCCGCGAGCTACACGCTTGCCGCCGACACGATCAAGATCGGTTTGGCCGGCCCGGTCACCGGAGCCGTTGCGCAATACGGGGACATGCAGTTCATCGGTGCCCAGATGGCCATCGAGCAGATCAACAAAAAAGGCGGCGTCGACGGCAAGCAGCTCGAAGGTGTCGTGTATGACGACGCGTGCGACCCGAAGCAGGCGGTCGCGGTTGCCAACAAGATCGTCAATGACGGCATCAGCTTCGTGGTCGGCCATCTGTGCTCCAGCTCGACCCAGCCGGCATCCGACATCTACGAAGACGAAGGCATCCTGATGATCACCGCGGCGTCCACCAGCCCGGAAATCACCTCGCGCGGCTACAAGCTGATCTTCCGCACCATCGGCCTGGACAGCCTGCAGGGCCCGACCGCCGGCAACTACATTGCCGACCACGTCAAGCCGAAGAACGTGGCCGTCATCCACGACAAGCAGCAGTACGGTGAAGGCATCGCTACCGCCGTGAAGGAAACCCTGGAGAAGAAAGGCGTCAAGGTCAGCCTGTTCGAAGGCATCAACGCCGGCGACAAGGACTTCTCCTCGATGATTTCCAAGCTCAAGCAGGCAGGCGTGGATTTCGTCTACTACGGCGGCTATCACCCGGAACTCGGCCTGCTGCTGCGCCAATCCAAGGAGAAGGGCCTGAACGTGCGGTTCATGGGGCCTGAAGGCGTCGGCAACTCGGAAATTTCCGCCATTGCCGGTCCAGCTTCGGAAGGCATGCTGGTTACGCTGCCGAAGTCGTTCGATCAGGATCCGCGCAACCAGGAACTGGTCGATGCATTCAAGGCGAAGAAGCAGGACCCGAGCGGCCCGTTCGTGTTCCCGGCCTACGCCGCCGTGCAGGTCATTGCCGAGGGCATCGAGAAGGCCGGCAGCACGGATACCGAAGAGGTCGCCAAGGCGCTGCGCAGCAACACCTTCGATACCCCGACCGGCAGCCTCTCGTTCGACGAGAAGGGCGACCTGAAGGACTTCAACTTCGTGGTTTACGAATGGCACCAGGACGGCACCAAGACCGAAGCCAAGTGA
- a CDS encoding DUF2288 domain-containing protein, which yields MNEDSSTLYAKLLGETASITWQELQPFFARGALLRVVGDVDLIEAAQAVAQDDREKVAEWLAKGHMAKLEADQAQDWLERDPQLWAVVVAPWVLVQERGERPVLH from the coding sequence ATGAACGAAGATTCAAGCACTCTCTATGCCAAGCTGCTGGGCGAAACCGCATCGATCACCTGGCAGGAGTTGCAACCCTTCTTCGCCCGCGGTGCCTTGCTGCGCGTGGTTGGCGACGTCGATCTGATCGAAGCCGCCCAGGCCGTCGCGCAAGACGATCGAGAGAAGGTAGCCGAGTGGCTGGCGAAAGGCCATATGGCCAAGCTCGAAGCCGACCAAGCGCAGGATTGGCTGGAGCGTGATCCTCAGCTCTGGGCTGTGGTGGTGGCACCGTGGGTATTGGTCCAGGAGCGGGGTGAGCGCCCGGTACTGCACTGA
- the phnE gene encoding phosphonate ABC transporter, permease protein PhnE: MNALSRYAWPLLLIAAVIGSFVFLQLEAGAVFSVDGLRQMADYAAGFLHPDLSAGHLRAIGYAALETLAMSAMGTLLAALLGALLALPAAGRVGLIAKGAARLLLNALRAVPELVWAALMVLAAGLGPNAGTLALALHTAGVLGRLFAEALENTPNAPAEALRLAGSSRISAFCYGTLPVLWPQLMAYTLYRWENNIRMASVLGFVGAGGLGQMLYMSLSLFQEAQASTVILAMLLMVLAVDALSGWARMRWVRG; encoded by the coding sequence ATGAACGCCCTGTCGCGCTACGCATGGCCGCTGTTGCTGATCGCTGCGGTGATCGGCTCGTTCGTTTTTCTGCAACTCGAGGCCGGCGCAGTGTTCAGTGTCGACGGCCTGCGGCAGATGGCCGACTACGCCGCCGGCTTTCTCCACCCCGACCTGTCGGCCGGCCACCTGCGGGCGATTGGCTACGCCGCCCTGGAAACCCTGGCGATGTCGGCGATGGGCACATTGTTGGCGGCACTGCTCGGGGCGCTGCTGGCACTTCCGGCAGCGGGCCGCGTCGGCCTGATCGCCAAAGGCGCAGCGCGGCTGCTGCTCAATGCCCTGCGTGCCGTACCGGAACTGGTCTGGGCTGCGCTGATGGTCCTTGCCGCCGGTCTTGGCCCGAACGCCGGCACCCTGGCGCTGGCGCTACACACCGCCGGAGTGCTGGGGAGGCTGTTCGCCGAAGCCCTTGAAAACACGCCGAACGCGCCAGCCGAGGCGTTGCGCCTGGCAGGTAGCAGTCGCATCAGCGCTTTCTGCTACGGCACGCTGCCCGTCCTCTGGCCACAACTGATGGCCTACACCCTGTATCGCTGGGAAAACAACATCCGCATGGCCAGCGTGCTTGGCTTCGTCGGCGCGGGTGGCCTGGGTCAGATGCTCTACATGAGCCTCAGCCTGTTCCAGGAAGCACAAGCCTCAACGGTTATCCTCGCCATGCTGCTGATGGTGTTGGCGGTCGACGCCCTGAGTGGCTGGGCACGAATGCGCTGGGTGCGCGGCTGA
- a CDS encoding PhnE/PtxC family ABC transporter permease: protein MLTSSLTRRDPAAGPRLMVTLLTLALLWPGLSLSELDLSVLVDGSNAETMGVFLSGFWPPAHDEAFLRLLGRATLETLAIATAGMALALIVAFPCALLATRALSLSALSRGGRPGKWAEAARWPVRGLLILLRSVPEIVWALLFVRAVGLGPTAGVMAIAITYAGMLGKVYAEIFESVDPLPIRALLGAGSSRLQAFAYGVLPQATGEMLSYTVYRWECAVRASVVMGFVGAGGLGQQMDLSMRMFAGGEVASMLLTFLLLVLLADLISQLLRRSFA, encoded by the coding sequence ATGCTGACGTCTTCGCTCACCCGAAGGGACCCGGCCGCCGGTCCGCGGCTGATGGTGACGCTGCTGACGCTGGCATTGCTCTGGCCAGGCCTGTCGCTGAGCGAACTCGACCTGAGCGTGCTGGTCGACGGCAGCAATGCCGAGACCATGGGCGTGTTCCTTTCCGGTTTCTGGCCCCCGGCACATGACGAAGCCTTTCTGCGACTGCTGGGCCGCGCCACCCTGGAAACCCTGGCGATCGCGACCGCGGGCATGGCGCTGGCGCTGATCGTAGCGTTTCCCTGCGCCCTGCTGGCTACCCGCGCCTTGTCACTGTCGGCACTCAGCCGCGGCGGACGGCCTGGAAAATGGGCCGAGGCGGCTCGCTGGCCGGTGCGAGGATTGCTGATCCTCTTGCGCAGTGTGCCGGAGATCGTCTGGGCGCTGCTGTTCGTGCGCGCGGTGGGCCTCGGGCCGACCGCCGGGGTAATGGCCATCGCCATCACTTACGCCGGCATGCTGGGCAAGGTCTACGCCGAAATCTTCGAGTCGGTCGACCCGCTGCCGATCCGCGCCCTGCTCGGGGCAGGCAGCTCGCGGCTCCAGGCGTTCGCCTACGGCGTACTGCCTCAAGCCACCGGAGAGATGCTCTCGTATACCGTCTACCGCTGGGAATGCGCGGTGCGCGCGTCGGTGGTCATGGGCTTCGTCGGCGCGGGCGGGCTGGGCCAGCAGATGGACCTGTCGATGCGCATGTTCGCCGGTGGTGAAGTGGCGAGCATGCTGCTGACTTTCCTGCTGCTGGTGCTACTGGCCGACCTCATCAGCCAGCTGTTGCGCCGGAGCTTCGCATGA
- a CDS encoding phosphonate ABC transporter ATP-binding protein — MKMSPAQDYALAAPCLRLAGLSQRHANGTLALQDIDLTITQGERVAIIGPSGAGKTTLLRLLASHIQPSSGHFEMLGCAPWSMSAGARQKLRTRVGLIHQAPPLPPRQRVITAVLAGRLGQWSLARSLASLVYPLDIRGAAEALSRLDLEDKLYVRCDELSGGQLQRVGIARVLYQQPELVLADEPVSAMDPVLAAYSLGVLNRDSVRRQATLLASLHAVELALEHFPRVIGVRAGGILFDKAAAQVTPVELEALYANEQLDGEQTLLTLPDLPLHVPRC, encoded by the coding sequence ATGAAGATGTCACCCGCGCAAGACTACGCCCTGGCCGCTCCGTGCCTGCGCCTGGCCGGCCTGAGCCAGCGCCACGCCAACGGCACGCTCGCCTTGCAGGATATCGACCTGACCATCACACAGGGCGAGCGCGTGGCGATCATCGGCCCGTCCGGCGCCGGCAAGACCACCCTGCTGCGCCTGCTGGCCAGCCATATTCAACCCAGCAGCGGGCACTTCGAGATGCTGGGCTGCGCGCCGTGGTCGATGTCCGCAGGGGCGCGGCAGAAATTGCGCACGCGCGTGGGACTGATTCACCAGGCGCCACCCCTTCCCCCGCGGCAACGCGTCATCACCGCCGTGTTGGCTGGCCGTCTGGGTCAGTGGTCACTGGCTCGCAGCCTTGCCAGCCTGGTCTATCCGCTGGATATCCGGGGCGCGGCCGAGGCGCTGAGCCGGCTGGATCTGGAGGACAAGCTCTATGTGCGCTGCGACGAGCTTTCCGGCGGGCAACTGCAACGTGTCGGCATCGCCCGCGTGCTTTACCAACAACCTGAGCTGGTGCTTGCCGACGAGCCCGTATCGGCGATGGATCCGGTGCTCGCCGCGTATTCTCTGGGCGTGCTCAACCGCGACAGCGTGCGCCGTCAGGCGACCCTGCTGGCCAGCCTGCACGCCGTCGAGCTGGCACTGGAGCATTTCCCGCGGGTCATTGGAGTCCGCGCCGGAGGCATTCTGTTCGACAAAGCCGCAGCGCAGGTCACGCCTGTCGAACTCGAGGCGCTTTATGCCAATGAACAGCTGGACGGCGAGCAAACCCTGCTGACGCTGCCCGATCTGCCGTTGCACGTGCCTCGATGCTGA
- a CDS encoding putative selenate ABC transporter substrate-binding protein: MLKRTLAALAGLAVSLSFVTAHAAETLRVSAIPDEAPTELIRKFEPLGKYLEKELGMPVKFTPVSDYAAVVEALASDRLDLAWLGGFTFVQTRLKTGDAIPLVQREQDEQFTSKFITADPDVKTLQDLKGKTFAFGSVSSTSGSLMPRYFMIRDGIDPEQFFKRIAYSGAHDATAAWVEAGKADGGVLNASVWEKLVAAGKVDTDKVRVISTTPPYYDYNWTVRGDLDPVLVDKIKAAFLALDPANPEHKKILDLQAASRFIETRAENYEGIEQAARAAGLLK, encoded by the coding sequence ATGCTGAAGCGCACCTTGGCAGCCCTTGCCGGCCTTGCCGTATCCTTGTCTTTCGTAACCGCTCATGCCGCCGAAACGCTTCGGGTGTCGGCTATCCCCGACGAAGCGCCAACCGAACTGATCCGCAAGTTCGAGCCACTGGGCAAATACCTCGAGAAAGAACTGGGCATGCCGGTGAAATTCACCCCGGTCTCCGATTATGCCGCCGTGGTTGAAGCGCTCGCGTCCGATCGGCTCGACCTGGCCTGGCTCGGTGGTTTCACCTTTGTCCAGACCCGCCTGAAGACCGGCGATGCGATCCCTCTGGTGCAGCGCGAGCAGGACGAACAGTTCACCAGCAAATTCATCACCGCCGATCCCGACGTGAAAACGCTGCAGGATCTCAAGGGCAAGACCTTCGCCTTCGGCTCCGTCTCCTCGACCTCCGGCAGCCTGATGCCACGCTATTTCATGATCAGGGACGGCATCGATCCCGAGCAGTTCTTCAAGCGCATCGCCTACTCCGGCGCGCATGACGCGACTGCCGCCTGGGTCGAAGCCGGCAAAGCCGACGGTGGCGTGCTCAATGCGTCGGTGTGGGAAAAACTGGTCGCCGCAGGCAAGGTCGACACGGACAAGGTGCGAGTGATCTCCACCACACCGCCGTACTACGACTACAACTGGACGGTGCGCGGCGATCTCGATCCAGTGCTGGTGGACAAGATCAAGGCGGCGTTCCTCGCGCTCGACCCAGCCAACCCGGAACACAAGAAGATTCTCGATCTGCAAGCCGCCAGCCGCTTCATCGAGACTCGCGCGGAAAATTACGAAGGCATCGAGCAAGCCGCGCGTGCCGCTGGTTTGCTGAAGTAG
- a CDS encoding M4 family metallopeptidase: protein MHEPTAQHGFIPPYILDRIIDHGSQGQRERALGTLTHVRSLLPNPGPPKRQPMVGVVPEGARPGEPRRSIHDAQQQMVLPGVLARIEGQPAVGDAAVDEAYEALGKTHQFFWQVLGRNSIDNHGFPLVGTVHYGVGYENAFWNGAQMVFGDGDGEIFNRFTSSLDVVAHELAHGVIESEAGLVYFNQSGALNESISDVFGVLVKQFGLGQTADQADWLIGAELLTDKVQGVALRSMANPGSAYDDPLLGKDPQPGHMRDYVDTRDDNGGVHLNSGIPNRAFYLAATAIGGHAWETAGRIWYDTLCDRRLANDASFAAFAQLTLVHAEARFGDADELRFVRRAWADVGVSVS, encoded by the coding sequence ATGCACGAGCCAACCGCGCAACACGGATTCATCCCACCCTACATCCTCGACCGGATCATCGATCACGGCTCGCAAGGGCAGCGCGAGCGCGCGCTGGGCACCTTGACGCATGTACGCAGCCTGCTGCCGAATCCCGGTCCGCCCAAGCGCCAGCCTATGGTCGGCGTCGTGCCCGAGGGGGCTCGGCCAGGGGAGCCGCGGCGCAGCATCCACGATGCCCAGCAACAAATGGTGTTGCCGGGTGTGCTGGCGCGGATCGAAGGCCAACCGGCCGTCGGCGATGCGGCGGTCGATGAGGCCTATGAAGCGCTTGGCAAGACACACCAGTTCTTCTGGCAGGTGCTGGGCCGCAACTCGATCGACAATCACGGGTTTCCGCTGGTCGGGACGGTGCATTACGGCGTCGGCTACGAAAACGCCTTCTGGAACGGTGCGCAGATGGTCTTTGGCGACGGTGACGGCGAGATCTTCAATCGCTTCACCTCATCGCTGGATGTCGTGGCGCACGAGCTGGCCCACGGGGTGATCGAAAGCGAGGCAGGGCTGGTCTATTTCAACCAGTCCGGCGCGTTGAACGAGTCGATCTCCGATGTGTTCGGGGTGTTGGTCAAACAGTTCGGCCTCGGCCAGACTGCGGATCAGGCGGACTGGCTGATCGGCGCCGAGCTGCTGACCGACAAGGTGCAGGGTGTTGCGCTGCGCTCGATGGCCAACCCGGGAAGCGCCTACGACGACCCGTTGCTGGGCAAGGATCCACAACCGGGGCACATGCGCGACTACGTCGACACTCGCGACGACAACGGCGGTGTGCACCTCAACTCCGGCATTCCCAACCGCGCGTTCTACCTGGCGGCGACGGCCATCGGCGGCCATGCCTGGGAGACGGCCGGGCGCATCTGGTACGACACCCTCTGCGATCGCCGTTTGGCCAACGATGCGAGTTTCGCTGCGTTCGCCCAGCTCACCCTGGTTCATGCCGAGGCGCGCTTCGGTGACGCGGATGAGCTGCGGTTCGTGCGGCGGGCCTGGGCCGACGTTGGGGTATCAGTGAGCTGA
- a CDS encoding protealysin inhibitor emfourin: MKQLPPLGKDASVRLSRQGGFAAIQALSRPREIDFASCDEQQRGQLCSLLEGCLPLASDDGGHGDRRYYQIELRYRERERDDEMVLRIPEEQAPGELVRLWDKGELR; this comes from the coding sequence ATGAAACAGCTGCCACCGTTGGGCAAGGATGCGTCCGTGCGCTTGTCGAGGCAGGGCGGCTTCGCCGCGATCCAGGCACTCAGTCGGCCTCGCGAAATCGATTTCGCCAGCTGCGACGAGCAGCAGCGCGGACAGTTGTGTTCGCTGTTGGAGGGCTGCCTGCCGCTGGCGTCGGACGACGGCGGGCATGGCGACCGTCGTTACTATCAGATCGAGTTGCGTTACCGGGAGCGGGAGCGCGACGACGAGATGGTGCTGCGTATCCCGGAAGAGCAGGCGCCTGGGGAACTGGTGCGGCTCTGGGACAAGGGCGAACTACGCTGA
- a CDS encoding NAD(P)-dependent oxidoreductase, translated as MSELPSVAFAGIGLMGHRMCHRLLAAGYPLTVWNRSPEKCASLVEAGARRVDSPAELCAAADLVLLCLADTAVVREVVFGAGGIVEGARPGQLLIDHSSLEPAATRNMAAELESRCGMYWVDAPVSGGTAGAEAGTLAIMAGGRAEDVERARPVLAHLGQRLTHMGGVGAGQVTKACNQMIVGCNALVIAEVVALAERSGVDASLLAPALAGGFADSKPLQILAPQMAASEFEPVKWYVRTLLKDLDTAVRLSREAGSATPMAGLAAQLMRLHGSHGHLEHDPSTLIELFRERVQ; from the coding sequence ATGTCCGAGTTGCCATCCGTTGCCTTCGCCGGCATTGGCTTGATGGGTCATCGCATGTGCCATCGGCTGCTTGCCGCCGGTTACCCGCTGACCGTCTGGAACCGTTCGCCTGAAAAATGCGCGTCCCTGGTCGAAGCCGGTGCACGGCGGGTAGATAGCCCGGCCGAACTCTGTGCTGCCGCCGATCTGGTGCTGCTGTGCCTGGCCGATACCGCAGTCGTGCGCGAGGTGGTTTTCGGCGCAGGCGGCATCGTCGAGGGCGCACGGCCTGGCCAGTTGCTGATCGACCACTCCAGCCTCGAGCCGGCCGCTACGCGCAACATGGCTGCCGAGCTCGAATCACGCTGCGGCATGTACTGGGTCGATGCGCCGGTGTCCGGTGGCACGGCCGGCGCCGAGGCGGGCACGCTGGCGATCATGGCCGGCGGTCGCGCTGAAGATGTCGAGCGCGCCCGCCCGGTGCTGGCGCATCTGGGCCAGCGGCTGACCCACATGGGTGGCGTCGGCGCGGGTCAGGTGACCAAGGCCTGTAACCAGATGATCGTCGGCTGCAATGCGCTGGTCATCGCCGAAGTGGTCGCCCTGGCCGAACGCTCCGGCGTCGACGCCAGTCTGCTGGCGCCGGCGCTGGCCGGCGGCTTCGCCGATTCGAAACCGCTGCAGATCCTCGCCCCGCAGATGGCCGCCAGCGAATTCGAACCGGTGAAATGGTACGTGCGAACCCTGCTCAAGGACCTGGATACGGCGGTCCGGTTGTCCCGTGAGGCGGGCAGCGCGACGCCAATGGCGGGGCTCGCCGCGCAGCTGATGCGCCTGCACGGGAGCCATGGCCATCTGGAGCACGACCCCTCCACCCTGATCGAGCTGTTCCGGGAGCGAGTCCAATGA